The Terriglobus tenax genome contains a region encoding:
- a CDS encoding TonB-dependent receptor: MRLLFRIVCGLLLCFSLVSAPAQSHDSGQIHLVVKDTAGLGLAVTGTLTGPGAIQQFQTSVGGEHTFTGLAFGNYRLQLYRNGFATQTTVIDVRSSDVVESAITLTLSSLSTSITVFSQTPIGQADTDTSTVPIPVQTVSAQQLADVNALNLGDGLNKRVNGIYVNENQGNPFQMDVNYRGYTASPLLGTPQGLSVYMDGVRQNQPFGDVVSWDLIPQVAIQDMELIPGANPLYGLNSLGGALALRTKDGISNAGLTVKATGGSFGRRAVEGEWGGFTSRGFNWYVAGNLYHEDGWRKYSPSDVKQSFAKLGWITGRTTMSLSGAYAINNLTGNGTQDFRNLNRDYSSVYTIPDQTKNHSPSLTFNVTHEVNNKLTLSGNAYYRYIRANTFNGDLNDDSFDQSLYTLSTAEKNILTANGYTGFPTGASNATQQPFPFWRCIAQGLLKDEPGEKCTGMDTYGQNKQTAYGLSGLLSYRTTRNRFAAGVSWDRSSLSYSQISQFGYLNTDGVSITTIPVFADGSTEDDGVPNDTRVNLHGKVNVPSFYATDTILLSKFTFTFSGRYNHATVDNFDRLPSSAGRGTLTAKYSYQRFNPSAGMTYRLAPQATVYFNYSEGNRAPTSTELGCADPAFPCRLPNAMVSDPPLKQVVSRTFEVGIRGKNENRLQWNAGFFRGTNYDDLLFVSSTATGFGYFTNFGRTIRQGVEAGISYQFHPFTFSTNYTFLQATYGSAQIVDGSASSANEAAEDGARGIGGNQDISAGNTLPQTPSHILKFNADYRPSRKLMINFNVLSTSGSYARGNENNQHQPDGVYYLGAGRTDAYGIANVGARYTFSSRFELFAQINNLFDTHYATAAQLGGTPFDSNGNFIGRPFASIRYEGETVYPLRHSTFLAPGAPINVFGGLRVTFQKKAPKA; encoded by the coding sequence ATGCGTCTTCTGTTTCGTATCGTTTGCGGTCTTCTTCTCTGCTTCTCTCTGGTCTCTGCTCCAGCCCAGTCGCATGACTCCGGGCAGATTCACCTGGTCGTGAAGGACACCGCCGGCCTTGGCCTGGCGGTAACCGGTACACTGACCGGCCCCGGAGCCATCCAGCAGTTCCAGACCTCTGTCGGCGGCGAGCACACCTTCACGGGACTTGCCTTCGGCAACTACAGGCTGCAGCTCTACCGCAACGGCTTTGCCACGCAGACCACCGTCATCGACGTGCGCTCCTCCGATGTTGTGGAAAGCGCAATTACGCTGACCCTGTCGTCGCTCTCCACCTCGATCACCGTCTTCTCCCAGACTCCGATCGGCCAGGCCGATACCGACACCAGCACGGTACCAATTCCCGTACAGACCGTCTCCGCGCAGCAACTCGCCGACGTCAATGCGCTCAACCTGGGCGACGGCCTCAACAAGCGCGTCAACGGCATCTACGTCAATGAGAACCAGGGCAATCCTTTCCAGATGGATGTGAACTACCGTGGCTACACCGCTTCCCCGCTGCTCGGTACGCCACAGGGACTTTCCGTATACATGGACGGCGTGCGCCAGAACCAGCCCTTCGGCGACGTCGTCTCCTGGGACCTGATTCCGCAGGTCGCTATTCAGGACATGGAGCTGATCCCAGGCGCCAACCCGCTCTACGGCCTCAACTCACTCGGCGGAGCACTGGCCCTGCGCACCAAGGACGGCATCTCGAACGCCGGCCTCACGGTCAAGGCCACTGGAGGAAGCTTCGGCCGCCGCGCCGTCGAAGGCGAGTGGGGAGGCTTCACCTCCCGTGGCTTCAACTGGTACGTCGCCGGCAATCTCTATCACGAGGACGGATGGCGCAAGTACTCTCCCTCGGATGTGAAGCAGTCCTTCGCCAAGCTCGGCTGGATCACCGGACGCACCACCATGTCGCTCTCCGGTGCATATGCTATCAACAACCTCACCGGCAACGGAACGCAGGACTTCCGCAATCTGAACCGCGACTACTCCAGCGTCTACACCATCCCCGACCAGACAAAGAATCACTCCCCCTCGCTGACCTTCAACGTCACACACGAGGTCAACAACAAGCTCACCCTTTCGGGCAACGCCTACTATCGCTACATCCGCGCCAATACCTTCAACGGCGACCTGAACGACGACTCCTTCGACCAGTCGCTCTACACCCTCAGCACCGCCGAAAAGAACATTCTCACCGCCAACGGCTACACCGGCTTCCCCACCGGCGCAAGCAACGCCACGCAGCAGCCCTTCCCCTTCTGGCGCTGCATCGCACAGGGCCTGCTCAAGGACGAGCCCGGCGAAAAGTGCACCGGCATGGATACCTATGGCCAGAACAAGCAGACCGCCTACGGTCTCTCCGGTCTGCTCTCTTACCGCACCACGCGCAATCGCTTTGCCGCCGGCGTCTCTTGGGACCGCAGCAGCCTCAGCTATTCGCAGATCTCGCAGTTTGGCTACCTGAATACCGATGGCGTCAGCATCACCACCATCCCCGTCTTTGCGGACGGATCGACGGAAGACGACGGCGTTCCCAACGACACCCGCGTCAACCTGCATGGCAAGGTCAACGTCCCCAGCTTCTACGCGACAGACACCATCCTGCTCTCGAAGTTCACCTTTACCTTTTCCGGCCGCTACAACCACGCCACCGTCGATAACTTCGACCGCCTGCCCTCTTCCGCCGGACGTGGCACGCTCACAGCAAAGTACAGCTACCAGCGCTTCAACCCCTCAGCGGGCATGACCTACCGCCTTGCTCCGCAGGCGACCGTCTACTTCAACTACAGCGAAGGCAACCGCGCTCCCACCTCCACGGAGCTGGGCTGCGCCGATCCTGCATTCCCCTGCCGCCTGCCCAACGCCATGGTCAGCGATCCGCCGCTCAAGCAGGTAGTCAGCCGCACCTTCGAAGTGGGTATCCGTGGCAAGAATGAGAACCGCCTGCAGTGGAACGCCGGCTTCTTCCGTGGCACCAACTACGACGACCTTCTCTTCGTATCGTCCACCGCCACCGGCTTCGGCTACTTCACCAACTTCGGCCGTACCATCCGCCAGGGCGTCGAGGCGGGCATCAGCTACCAGTTCCACCCCTTCACCTTCTCCACCAACTACACCTTCCTGCAGGCCACCTACGGCTCGGCACAGATCGTGGATGGCAGCGCCAGCAGCGCCAACGAAGCCGCCGAAGACGGCGCACGCGGTATTGGAGGCAACCAGGATATCTCCGCCGGAAACACCCTTCCGCAAACGCCGTCGCACATCCTGAAGTTCAACGCCGACTATCGCCCCTCGCGCAAGCTGATGATCAACTTCAACGTCCTCTCCACCTCAGGTTCCTACGCACGAGGCAATGAGAACAACCAGCACCAGCCCGACGGAGTCTACTACCTCGGCGCCGGCCGCACAGACGCCTATGGCATCGCCAACGTCGGCGCTCGCTATACGTTCTCATCCAGGTTTGAGCTCTTCGCGCAGATCAACAACCTGTTCGACACCCACTACGCCACAGCCGCGCAGCTCGGCGGAACGCCCTTTGACTCCAACGGCAACTTCATCGGCCGCCCCTTTGCGTCCATTCGCTACGAAGGTGAAACCGTCTATCCCCTACGCCACTCCACCTTCCTCGCTCCCGGCGCTCCTATCAACGTCTTCGGTGGCCTCCGCGTCACCTTCCAGAAGAAAGCCCCAAAGGCTTAG
- a CDS encoding lipocalin family protein, which yields MIRTVAALLLGTSFAMSQTTLKTVEKVDLQRYAGKWYELARLPNRFEKKCDRDVTAEYALDGSTVSVTNTCVRKDGSPTTSRGKAKVVDAATNAKLKVTFFWPFYGNYWVIGLDPEYRWAIVGEPSRKYLWILSRTPSLPRETMDGILQRIKGSGYRPEDLLITQQTLVAR from the coding sequence ATGATCCGCACGGTCGCTGCACTTCTTCTGGGAACATCCTTTGCCATGAGCCAAACCACTCTCAAAACCGTCGAGAAGGTTGACCTTCAGCGCTATGCCGGCAAGTGGTATGAGCTTGCCCGCCTGCCCAATCGTTTTGAGAAGAAGTGCGACCGTGACGTAACAGCCGAGTATGCCCTGGATGGCAGCACCGTCTCCGTCACCAATACCTGCGTCCGGAAAGACGGCTCCCCTACCACTTCGCGCGGCAAGGCAAAGGTTGTGGATGCAGCCACCAACGCCAAACTCAAGGTGACCTTCTTCTGGCCCTTCTATGGCAACTACTGGGTCATCGGTCTCGATCCGGAGTATCGCTGGGCCATCGTCGGCGAGCCATCAAGGAAGTATCTCTGGATCCTCTCCCGCACTCCATCCCTTCCCAGGGAGACAATGGATGGCATCCTGCAAAGGATCAAGGGAAGCGGCTACCGTCCGGAAGACCTTCTCATCACGCAACAGACTCTTGTGGCCAGGTAA